Proteins encoded together in one Lathyrus oleraceus cultivar Zhongwan6 chromosome 5, CAAS_Psat_ZW6_1.0, whole genome shotgun sequence window:
- the LOC127088082 gene encoding uncharacterized protein LOC127088082, with the protein MGGSKASSTSEVGNGLPRCGCNETMKLFVSKSIENPGRKFWKCRNYMNGCGLFLWDDLVSEFAVKETNPSGCRQCEVNKAYLIEFAKEIVEEIDCRVGKLNKLEKLKKKIAMEKRKNLWLMFVIGLSWMLIAAMVKLV; encoded by the exons ATGGGTGGCAGCAAGGCATCTTCCACGAGTGAAGTTGGAAACGGCTTACCAAGATGTGGATGCAATGAAACCATGAAGTTGTTTGTCTCCAAGTCAATTGAAAACCCCGGTCGCAAATTTTGGAAATGCAGGAATTATATG AATGGGTGCGGTTTATTTTTGTGGGATGATTTGGTCAGTGAGTTTGCAGTGAAAGAAACCAATCCGTCCGGATGCCGCCAATGTGAAGTCAACAAGGcttatttgattgaatttgcTAAAGAGATTGTTGAGGAGATAGATTGCAGAGTCGGAAAGCTTAACAAGTTAGAAAAACTGAAGAAAAAGATTGCAATGGAAAAGAGGAAAAATTTATGGTTAATGTTTGTAATTGGTCTGTCATGGATGTTGATAGCAGCTATGGTTAAGTTAGTCTAA